A single window of Candidatus Rhabdochlamydia oedothoracis DNA harbors:
- a CDS encoding secretin N-terminal domain-containing protein — MKEFRSHCFYKITLCALAFSTIAYTLDTATADPIAYKLENSKALIYSDKDTYTINFNNVSIIELIRFASKITNLNFVFEESELQFTVTVVSEEPVSAKNVMTVLIQVLRVHDLNLVEQDKNILITSSKRVHQIPPIISQDQPAAKIEPAALVTRVFRIKNANINTVASILRPMVSDAALIEMSLETKQLIVTDIAANIEQISTLLSSLDAPHSPLEIDSYNARKLSLDQLILLTQQIIAPFVESNPIVFVPQLESHMIYIVSTPYLIEKAMEIMEDLDVTSEAGLFAKPGLRKVFLYKVKNRTISELKKELEQVSSELKQTGNSALASAIFGVQVLRDSNSLLFVIDDQSIAKLQDILSKLDTPVLSKTGNSSFFIYKIEHAEESQIANSLHQMLEHLQASPHPDSDLVDVIKSMKWIKETNSLVFTGTRPALRQIETILPTFDIAPHEAHPNKKTPPKSNYFVYKPVYRQSEDLEKALKDMSHALKTGGLIDKSFLAAVATMQWVESTKSLVFTGDPDSLEKIQTLLVSLDNNEGYPAGASSFSIYKPKYVPAEEIQAALVDLAFDLKESGLNDPKLLNTLSSVRYVAATKSFVFAADQETLVKVQSLLDSIDVANASGSIQHVGSITFFVYNIQNTTATQLIASLKNFAAQLEKSTLPDKSLAETLEKVRWIKETNSLLFTGTEQTLERVQQLAQNFDLSKGGKPPKIPNERKASTFTTYTPKFVNGDDLIEILQEFMNNLISAGVSDTSLFDAINNLKWIPKTSILLISGEPVAIQRIEGLLQKFDIPGQSTANPAIESIDNTSFLVYKLQFHGGDDIQIALKQVVASLAKSSGESSALADAVSSLQWIKVTNSLLSTGQEGILIKLKELIQNLDTPLKQVFIEVLVIETRLNNAQNFGLQWGSQMQYLNKATVGFGNFPGGAPLVQSQAPQDFSPTLKSINAKTTPKGGMVPFTNGFDLGVIGDIIMHKGKSFISLGSLVNALQTDVDTTIVMNPKIITQDNRQSNIFVGQNIPFTGAIVTNNSTNTVTTSNVEYRDIGVNLTITPILGDNDMVTLDIVHDITELVNTVGSVSNAQLTGIQTSHTHMDTRVHVPNNHFVILSGMIQNAKTRLKTGLPCLGGLPVIGVLFSENDRNLAKSNVIIFVRPQIINSYDEYKKVTEHQEWLYKDDASLPVLKEEFDQGLDLVKLPENE, encoded by the coding sequence ATGAAAGAATTTCGATCTCACTGTTTTTACAAAATCACTTTGTGTGCACTAGCATTTTCTACTATTGCCTATACTTTAGATACTGCTACCGCAGATCCTATTGCGTACAAATTAGAAAATTCTAAGGCGCTTATCTACTCAGATAAGGATACATATACTATTAATTTTAATAACGTGTCTATTATCGAGTTAATTCGCTTTGCAAGTAAAATTACAAATTTAAATTTTGTTTTTGAAGAATCAGAATTGCAATTTACTGTTACTGTTGTTTCTGAAGAGCCTGTATCTGCTAAAAATGTGATGACTGTTTTAATACAGGTGCTACGCGTGCATGACTTAAATTTAGTGGAACAGGATAAAAATATCCTGATTACTTCTAGTAAAAGAGTCCATCAAATCCCACCGATCATTTCCCAAGATCAACCTGCCGCTAAAATAGAACCTGCGGCTTTAGTAACACGTGTATTTCGGATTAAAAATGCAAATATCAATACGGTTGCAAGTATTCTTAGACCAATGGTATCCGATGCAGCTTTAATTGAAATGTCTTTAGAGACAAAGCAGTTAATCGTAACCGACATTGCTGCAAACATAGAGCAAATCAGTACCCTTTTAAGCAGTTTAGATGCGCCGCATAGTCCTTTAGAAATTGATTCCTACAATGCAAGAAAATTGTCTTTGGATCAGTTAATTCTTTTAACTCAACAAATTATCGCTCCTTTTGTTGAATCAAACCCGATCGTTTTCGTTCCTCAATTAGAATCACATATGATTTATATCGTTTCAACTCCCTATTTAATTGAAAAAGCCATGGAGATCATGGAGGATTTAGATGTCACTTCAGAAGCAGGTCTTTTTGCCAAACCTGGTTTAAGAAAAGTATTTCTCTATAAAGTCAAAAATCGCACGATTAGTGAACTAAAAAAAGAATTAGAGCAAGTAAGTTCTGAGCTTAAACAAACAGGAAACTCTGCATTAGCTTCTGCTATTTTTGGTGTTCAGGTTTTGCGTGATTCTAATTCTTTATTATTTGTGATTGATGATCAAAGCATCGCTAAACTACAAGATATTTTGTCAAAATTAGATACCCCTGTTCTTTCAAAAACGGGAAATAGCTCTTTTTTCATCTATAAAATTGAACATGCTGAAGAGTCTCAAATAGCAAATTCTCTGCACCAAATGCTAGAACACCTCCAAGCTTCTCCTCATCCCGATTCAGATCTTGTTGATGTGATTAAAAGCATGAAGTGGATCAAGGAAACCAATTCTTTAGTATTTACAGGAACAAGGCCTGCTTTGAGACAGATAGAAACCATTTTACCCACTTTTGATATTGCACCTCATGAAGCTCATCCTAATAAAAAAACACCTCCTAAGTCCAATTATTTTGTATACAAACCGGTATATCGCCAATCCGAAGATTTAGAAAAAGCGTTAAAAGACATGAGTCATGCTCTGAAAACAGGCGGCTTAATCGATAAATCCTTCTTAGCTGCTGTAGCAACTATGCAATGGGTTGAGAGCACAAAGTCTTTAGTATTCACGGGAGACCCTGACTCTTTAGAAAAAATTCAAACACTTTTAGTCTCTTTGGATAACAACGAAGGATACCCCGCAGGGGCTTCCTCTTTTTCTATTTACAAACCCAAATACGTCCCTGCAGAAGAGATCCAAGCTGCACTTGTCGATCTGGCTTTCGATCTAAAAGAATCAGGATTAAACGATCCTAAATTACTAAACACCCTATCCTCTGTGCGTTATGTTGCAGCTACTAAATCTTTTGTATTTGCAGCAGACCAAGAAACCCTTGTTAAAGTACAATCTCTACTCGATAGCATAGATGTTGCCAATGCTTCTGGGTCAATCCAACACGTAGGCAGTATTACCTTTTTTGTCTATAATATTCAAAACACCACTGCTACGCAGTTAATTGCTTCCCTTAAAAATTTTGCAGCCCAATTGGAAAAATCCACACTGCCCGATAAAAGTCTTGCAGAGACCTTAGAAAAAGTGCGCTGGATTAAAGAGACCAACTCTCTCTTATTTACGGGAACAGAGCAAACTCTTGAGCGTGTACAACAATTAGCGCAAAATTTTGATTTATCTAAAGGGGGCAAACCTCCAAAAATCCCCAACGAGCGTAAAGCAAGTACGTTCACTACTTATACCCCCAAATTTGTGAATGGCGATGATCTGATTGAAATTCTGCAAGAATTTATGAATAATTTAATCAGCGCAGGCGTTTCAGATACCTCTTTATTCGATGCTATTAACAATTTAAAATGGATCCCTAAAACCTCTATTCTCTTGATTTCCGGAGAACCTGTAGCTATTCAAAGAATAGAAGGATTGCTCCAAAAATTTGATATCCCCGGCCAATCTACTGCAAATCCAGCGATTGAATCGATTGATAATACAAGCTTTTTGGTCTACAAATTACAGTTTCATGGTGGAGATGATATTCAAATTGCCTTAAAGCAAGTAGTGGCTAGTTTAGCTAAATCTTCTGGAGAATCTTCCGCACTAGCTGATGCTGTGAGCTCTTTGCAATGGATTAAAGTGACCAATTCCCTTCTTAGCACAGGACAAGAGGGTATTTTGATTAAGCTCAAAGAACTCATCCAAAATTTAGATACTCCTCTTAAACAAGTTTTCATCGAAGTGCTCGTCATTGAAACACGTTTAAACAATGCCCAAAACTTTGGTTTGCAATGGGGCAGCCAAATGCAGTATTTAAATAAAGCAACAGTTGGTTTTGGAAACTTCCCTGGAGGAGCACCTTTAGTACAAAGTCAAGCTCCACAGGATTTTTCTCCAACTCTTAAATCAATCAATGCGAAGACTACCCCAAAAGGAGGAATGGTACCTTTTACTAATGGCTTTGATTTAGGAGTCATTGGCGATATTATTATGCATAAGGGGAAATCCTTTATTTCTTTGGGTAGTTTGGTTAATGCACTACAAACAGATGTGGATACGACAATCGTGATGAATCCTAAGATTATTACCCAAGACAATCGCCAATCCAATATCTTTGTCGGACAAAATATCCCTTTTACCGGAGCCATTGTAACAAATAACTCCACTAACACAGTTACCACTTCAAATGTGGAATATCGAGATATAGGAGTCAATCTAACGATTACCCCTATACTAGGCGATAACGATATGGTTACCTTAGATATCGTGCATGACATTACAGAATTAGTAAATACTGTTGGTAGTGTAAGCAATGCACAATTAACAGGCATTCAAACCTCGCATACACATATGGATACTAGGGTGCACGTTCCTAATAATCACTTTGTGATTTTAAGCGGAATGATTCAGAATGCTAAGACTCGCCTCAAAACAGGTCTTCCCTGTTTAGGAGGTTTACCTGTAATTGGTGTTTTATTTAGCGAAAATGACCGTAATCTGGCAAAATCTAATGTAATTATTTTTGTTAGACCTCAAATTATTAACTCCTATGATGAATATAAAAAAGTTACCGAACATCAAGAATGGCTCTACAAAGATGATGCTTCTTTACCGGTCCTCAAAGAAGAATTTGATCAAGGGCTCGATTTGGTTAAACTTCCTGAGAATGAATAA
- a CDS encoding DUF4277 domain-containing protein: MVEVSEGEIQTTVMDHHGLVAAICQDLKIAERIDNRLPSGACLEKRQFKSMG; this comes from the coding sequence ATGGTAGAGGTTTCAGAAGGAGAAATTCAAACGACAGTAATGGATCATCATGGCTTAGTGGCTGCCATTTGTCAGGACTTAAAAATTGCTGAAAGGATTGACAATCGTCTGCCATCAGGTGCTTGTTTGGAGAAACGGCAATTCAAATCTATGGGCTAA
- a CDS encoding DUF5398 family protein has translation MFGLEKKDKPLFEFDLEKELKKEPGKAKELLKKTDEAIQEIKSKLRQGTESEDFENYGKLLHAYAALQRVLTRIANKK, from the coding sequence ATGTTTGGTTTGGAAAAAAAAGATAAACCGCTATTTGAATTTGATCTCGAAAAAGAATTAAAAAAAGAACCTGGAAAAGCAAAAGAATTACTCAAAAAAACAGATGAAGCTATTCAAGAAATCAAATCAAAATTAAGACAAGGCACCGAAAGCGAAGACTTTGAAAACTATGGTAAGCTATTGCATGCTTACGCTGCTTTGCAACGAGTATTAACTAGAATTGCTAACAAAAAATAA
- the sctD gene encoding type III secretion system inner membrane ring subunit SctD, which yields MAGYLIGEEGPLTGCVARFEEEEEWILGRDPEVASIVLEDPLVSRRHVICRYTEEGYLLENISTTNPALYNGQILIEPVLLKEGDLIKIGSSVFRFSHSYPDLETETLQDDTDLESVRIGSGALGRFIIKVTNGPNAGAEFSMHKGSSYVLGKDPNLCDIAFQDLSVSRQHARISIDDNHQVFIEDLSSRNGVLVNGIAIASKHLLSSEDLISLGTTSFLLIDREQIQETIFSPLPLATSTKTEELKQEENPASADWREMIIPKKHLIIASAFGVLVLAGITSMITLFKTDKIEVVSQKEEHTILQENLSAFPSVQFSFNPPNGKLFLLGHVISSVEKQELLYKIENLPFVQGIEDNVIVDELIWENTNALLLTNPNWVGVSLSSIAPGKFVLRGYVHTLEQAQALSDYLNLNFPYLDSLENQIVVEANLQMQVESTLIEKGFSSVTYQLSNGELVLAGRVDQKKAHTFNAVIDQFYTVPGIRLIKNFVIYTKSDTSRIDLSTKYQITGYSKKDDQNMFVVINGKILTIEDVIDGMKITEILSKMVLLEKDGVKFRINYNLQ from the coding sequence CATTGTTTTAGAAGATCCTCTTGTCTCACGTAGACACGTGATTTGTAGATATACAGAAGAGGGTTATTTATTAGAAAACATCAGCACAACTAACCCTGCGCTATATAACGGACAGATTCTTATAGAACCTGTTTTATTAAAGGAAGGAGACTTAATTAAGATTGGTAGTAGTGTCTTTAGATTTTCTCATTCCTATCCAGATTTAGAAACAGAAACTTTACAAGACGATACCGATCTAGAAAGTGTAAGAATAGGATCTGGAGCATTGGGTCGTTTTATTATTAAAGTGACAAATGGACCAAATGCCGGTGCCGAGTTTTCTATGCATAAAGGATCTTCCTATGTCCTAGGAAAAGATCCCAACTTATGTGATATTGCTTTTCAAGACTTAAGCGTTTCTAGACAGCATGCGCGCATTAGCATTGATGATAACCATCAAGTATTTATTGAAGATTTAAGTAGTCGTAACGGCGTATTAGTTAACGGAATAGCTATTGCCAGTAAACACCTTCTTTCCTCAGAAGACCTCATTTCACTAGGAACCACCTCCTTTTTGCTGATCGATCGAGAACAGATACAAGAAACCATTTTTTCTCCTCTTCCACTTGCAACGAGTACCAAAACAGAAGAGTTAAAACAGGAAGAGAACCCTGCATCTGCTGATTGGAGAGAAATGATTATCCCTAAAAAGCATTTAATCATAGCATCTGCTTTTGGGGTGCTTGTTTTAGCTGGTATTACCAGCATGATTACACTTTTTAAAACCGATAAGATTGAAGTTGTCTCTCAAAAAGAAGAGCATACAATTCTGCAAGAGAATCTTAGCGCTTTCCCCTCTGTGCAATTCTCTTTTAATCCTCCTAATGGCAAGCTCTTTTTATTAGGACATGTAATAAGCTCCGTAGAAAAACAAGAGCTTCTATATAAGATTGAAAATCTTCCCTTTGTGCAGGGTATCGAAGATAATGTGATTGTCGATGAATTAATTTGGGAAAATACAAATGCCCTTTTATTAACCAACCCCAACTGGGTTGGTGTTTCTCTCTCTTCCATTGCACCTGGAAAGTTTGTGCTACGAGGCTATGTACATACATTAGAGCAGGCTCAAGCACTATCTGACTATTTGAATCTCAATTTTCCTTATTTAGATAGTTTGGAAAATCAAATTGTTGTAGAAGCCAATTTACAAATGCAGGTCGAAAGCACCTTGATTGAAAAAGGATTTAGTTCGGTTACCTATCAGCTTAGCAATGGAGAACTTGTATTAGCAGGTAGAGTGGATCAAAAGAAAGCGCATACTTTCAATGCAGTTATTGATCAATTTTATACAGTACCAGGAATTCGTCTGATTAAAAACTTTGTGATTTATACAAAATCGGATACTTCGAGGATTGATCTATCTACAAAATACCAAATCACTGGTTATTCTAAAAAAGATGATCAAAATATGTTTGTTGTAATTAATGGAAAAATCCTCACTATTGAGGATGTAATAGATGGAATGAAGATTACAGAAATCTTATCCAAGATGGTATTGCTTGAAAAAGATGGCGTAAAATTTAGAATTAATTACAATCTGCAATAA
- a CDS encoding serine/threonine protein kinase, whose amino-acid sequence MVEYSFYKQNTLPDLVGKEDIPLPEKIGPYKIESLLNKGGMSLLYLGLDPKTKKPLAIKVLSPNHINHPEAVEHFLREAKAISVSNHPNIVKLYGEGSWEKGLYIAMELINGVSLRQFIVQHSLSIRRVLDISLQVAYALQHLHSLRIIHRDVKPENILITEGGEVKLIDFGIAQLQDEQDQFALPSYFIGTPNYMSPEQKENPSHLSFASDVYSLGIILYELISGKLSYGAINLTSIPKGLRHILVKALAISVSERYQTTEEFIHDVSFYLQSKELEKEYAGPDQVKEVYEALYSAFQLTLPKVPPSWSHADIGLAKWHGVQFGLYYDFIRLPNNCLCILLASSTTTTMETTICMSSLQGMIHMYTHQLNLSKIDELTSSLNQLLCKQACPIIFNALVLDPLQDKLSCISCGYDSLIHISQESFHPRTIVAKNPVLGTNPQLEFSETIDNWDIGDTLILHTFDVSDKNTELANFEKMFFEEIKEHLLFSAQRQAETVLRSIVHDPIASNAVSKALICIQRIS is encoded by the coding sequence ATGGTAGAGTATTCTTTCTACAAACAAAATACGCTCCCTGATCTGGTAGGAAAAGAAGATATCCCTCTGCCTGAAAAAATCGGCCCTTATAAAATAGAGAGTCTTTTGAATAAAGGAGGAATGAGCCTTCTCTATTTAGGTTTAGATCCTAAAACCAAAAAACCTTTAGCTATTAAGGTCTTATCCCCTAACCATATTAATCATCCTGAAGCTGTTGAGCATTTCTTAAGAGAAGCTAAAGCAATCTCTGTGTCTAATCACCCCAATATTGTAAAACTCTACGGGGAAGGAAGCTGGGAAAAAGGGCTTTACATTGCTATGGAGCTAATCAACGGCGTTTCGCTTAGACAATTTATCGTACAGCATTCTTTATCTATACGCAGAGTTTTAGATATCTCTTTACAAGTAGCCTATGCTCTTCAACATTTACACTCCCTTCGGATTATTCACAGAGATGTAAAGCCGGAAAATATTTTAATTACAGAAGGCGGTGAAGTAAAACTTATTGATTTTGGAATCGCGCAATTACAAGATGAGCAAGATCAATTCGCACTACCCTCTTATTTTATCGGTACACCGAATTACATGAGCCCTGAACAAAAAGAGAACCCCTCTCATTTAAGTTTTGCCTCCGATGTGTATTCTTTAGGCATCATCTTATATGAACTCATTTCTGGAAAACTCAGTTATGGCGCTATTAATCTTACCTCTATTCCTAAAGGATTAAGGCATATCCTCGTAAAAGCTCTAGCTATCTCGGTTAGTGAACGCTACCAAACCACTGAAGAGTTCATTCATGATGTCTCTTTCTATTTACAATCTAAAGAATTAGAAAAAGAGTATGCGGGCCCAGATCAAGTCAAGGAAGTCTATGAAGCCCTATACTCAGCATTTCAGCTAACATTGCCTAAGGTCCCTCCTTCCTGGTCTCATGCAGATATTGGTTTAGCCAAATGGCATGGGGTTCAATTTGGTCTTTATTACGATTTTATTCGTCTTCCTAACAATTGTCTTTGCATATTACTCGCCTCTTCTACTACAACAACAATGGAAACAACCATTTGCATGAGTAGCTTACAGGGGATGATTCATATGTATACACACCAATTAAACTTAAGTAAAATTGATGAACTAACCTCTAGCTTAAACCAACTGCTTTGTAAACAAGCCTGCCCAATTATTTTTAACGCGCTTGTTCTCGATCCTCTACAAGATAAGCTAAGCTGCATCTCTTGTGGATACGACAGTTTGATCCACATTTCTCAAGAGAGTTTTCATCCACGAACCATTGTAGCTAAAAACCCCGTATTGGGAACAAATCCCCAGTTAGAATTCTCTGAGACCATCGATAATTGGGATATTGGCGATACCCTTATTTTACACACCTTTGATGTCTCTGATAAAAATACAGAATTAGCCAACTTTGAAAAAATGTTTTTTGAAGAGATTAAAGAACATTTACTCTTTTCTGCACAAAGACAAGCAGAAACCGTTCTTCGATCGATTGTGCATGATCCCATAGCATCCAATGCTGTTTCTAAAGCATTAATTTGCATACAAAGAATTTCTTAA
- the sctQ gene encoding type III secretion system cytoplasmic ring protein SctQ, with protein MSTMPMHWIHQIHHTLQEMQEVPLWGNPPNIPWDQCIQEIASLLQTPELSLVEGDTQLLPEEKVLLGLGNHPIVTSMQLSPLVGQCFWVMAQEDITFLISLALTENQNQKAMNSASFQEGFYRFLLLEILKALDPLKPFSDLSLKMGSLTTILPKENCICMDIGIHHPKKVIWGRIVCPVSFHQTFKTHFANTAFSMYESNLTKDIDLAVSAQIGYTQLTLSQWEKIAVGDFLILDVCSYSPHTAKGTATLFLEQTPLFIVICKPTNCKIIDYAYQEESMDEDFEEENINQEEETTQELEEPLIPVPDALLTIHVEIARMRMNLKKLTQLKPGNVIELAARPEQGVKLTLNGKAVAKGELIQLGDVLGVKILQMGE; from the coding sequence ATGAGCACAATGCCAATGCACTGGATTCATCAGATCCACCATACCTTGCAAGAGATGCAGGAAGTTCCTTTATGGGGAAACCCTCCTAATATTCCTTGGGATCAATGTATACAAGAAATAGCTTCTCTTTTACAAACCCCTGAATTAAGTCTTGTGGAGGGAGATACTCAACTACTTCCAGAGGAAAAAGTACTATTAGGATTGGGCAATCATCCGATCGTAACAAGTATGCAATTAAGTCCCCTTGTAGGGCAATGCTTTTGGGTCATGGCACAAGAGGATATCACCTTTTTAATCTCACTTGCCCTCACAGAAAATCAGAACCAAAAAGCGATGAACTCTGCTTCTTTTCAAGAAGGTTTTTATAGATTTCTACTACTAGAAATCCTAAAAGCCCTTGATCCTTTAAAGCCTTTTTCCGATCTGTCTTTGAAAATGGGTTCTCTAACCACTATTCTTCCCAAAGAAAATTGTATTTGTATGGATATCGGGATTCATCACCCTAAAAAAGTAATATGGGGAAGAATCGTATGTCCTGTCAGTTTTCATCAGACTTTTAAAACCCATTTTGCAAATACAGCTTTTTCGATGTATGAGAGCAACCTTACAAAAGATATAGACTTAGCCGTATCTGCTCAAATCGGCTACACACAACTTACATTATCGCAATGGGAAAAAATCGCGGTCGGCGATTTTTTGATCTTGGATGTTTGCTCTTACTCTCCTCATACAGCAAAAGGAACAGCAACTCTTTTTTTAGAACAAACCCCTCTATTTATTGTAATTTGTAAGCCAACTAATTGCAAAATTATCGACTATGCCTATCAGGAGGAATCCATGGATGAAGATTTTGAAGAAGAAAATATAAATCAAGAAGAAGAGACAACACAAGAACTAGAAGAGCCATTAATCCCCGTACCCGATGCTCTCTTGACTATTCATGTAGAAATAGCAAGAATGCGGATGAACCTAAAAAAACTCACACAGCTTAAACCCGGCAATGTAATCGAATTAGCGGCAAGACCTGAACAAGGAGTAAAATTAACCTTAAATGGGAAAGCTGTGGCCAAAGGAGAGCTTATTCAACTCGGCGATGTACTTGGAGTTAAAATTCTGCAGATGGGAGAGTAA
- the sctN gene encoding type III secretion system ATPase SctN, with amino-acid sequence MKPTPDFDQLVSHLDELELTTVHGRITEVVGMLIKAIVPQVKMGEVVLIKREEAPLMAEVVGFTREEVYLSPLGEMHGIGSSSEVIPLRMSLHIKVGEELLGRVVDGLGNPLDLEQKGPLHLTESYSVINPPPDPLKRKVITEPISLGIRCIDGLLTCGEGQRMGIFAAAGGGKSTLLGMIARNARADINVICLIGERGREVREFLENDLGAEGMKRSVVVVSTSNQAAQLRINAAYMGTAIAEYFRDQGKKVILMMDSVTRFARALREVGLAAGEPPARAGFTPSVFATLPRLLERSGNSDKGSITAFYTILVAGDDLNEPVSDEVRSILDGHIILSRELARQYHYPAIDVLDSVSRIISHIVDKEHLQLIGKVREVLANYKKNELLIRIGEYKPGSDKGADFAIKYIDKVNRFLRQAVDEACSFEETLQQLKMLFR; translated from the coding sequence ATGAAACCAACGCCTGATTTTGATCAACTAGTCTCCCATCTTGATGAGTTAGAACTTACAACAGTACACGGAAGAATTACTGAAGTCGTGGGGATGCTGATTAAAGCAATCGTTCCCCAGGTAAAAATGGGCGAAGTTGTTCTTATTAAACGAGAAGAAGCCCCTTTAATGGCAGAGGTTGTGGGTTTTACTCGAGAAGAGGTCTACTTATCTCCTCTTGGAGAGATGCATGGAATAGGCTCTTCCTCAGAGGTGATCCCTTTGCGAATGTCTTTGCATATTAAAGTAGGAGAAGAGCTTCTCGGACGTGTAGTTGATGGTTTAGGCAATCCTTTAGATCTCGAACAAAAAGGCCCTCTTCACTTAACAGAAAGCTATTCGGTAATCAATCCCCCTCCTGATCCTCTCAAACGAAAAGTTATTACCGAACCGATCTCTTTGGGTATTCGTTGTATTGACGGTCTACTTACTTGTGGAGAAGGACAAAGAATGGGAATCTTTGCTGCTGCAGGGGGAGGAAAATCCACCCTTTTGGGTATGATTGCCCGCAATGCGAGAGCTGATATCAACGTTATTTGCCTAATTGGAGAAAGAGGAAGAGAGGTACGCGAATTTTTAGAAAACGATTTAGGCGCAGAAGGAATGAAAAGATCGGTTGTTGTGGTTTCTACATCCAACCAAGCAGCGCAATTGCGCATCAATGCAGCCTATATGGGAACAGCGATTGCAGAGTATTTTCGGGATCAAGGGAAAAAAGTGATCCTGATGATGGATTCAGTAACTCGTTTTGCAAGAGCTTTAAGAGAAGTAGGCCTTGCAGCAGGAGAGCCTCCAGCAAGAGCTGGTTTTACTCCTTCTGTTTTTGCAACACTCCCCCGCTTATTAGAACGCTCGGGCAATTCTGACAAAGGCTCCATTACAGCTTTTTATACTATTCTAGTAGCAGGAGACGATTTAAATGAACCTGTCTCTGACGAAGTGCGCTCTATTCTCGATGGGCATATTATTCTCTCTAGAGAACTTGCACGTCAATATCACTACCCAGCCATTGATGTTCTTGATTCGGTTAGTCGAATTATTTCACACATTGTCGATAAAGAGCACTTGCAGCTCATTGGCAAAGTTCGTGAAGTGTTAGCTAATTACAAAAAAAATGAACTGCTCATCCGCATTGGAGAGTATAAGCCAGGCTCCGATAAAGGAGCTGATTTTGCTATTAAATACATCGATAAGGTAAATCGTTTTTTACGCCAAGCAGTTGATGAAGCGTGTAGTTTCGAAGAAACTCTGCAACAACTCAAAATGCTTTTTAGATAG
- a CDS encoding flagellar FliJ family protein has translation MPSYPLKQLAEIKQKNLETAEVNLRDKKRILEQEQTSLTKKEKERDVVKEHRIDKLQQLRDHMDEGAVPHKVEQMKQYLRLVDEKLAVKQQTVVEQKKKVTLAEEEVDKARKELIECQQDVEKMRLHHKEWGREMHLIEEQKEGVEMDEIGSAGHERKKTAASRQKHKKKKSR, from the coding sequence ATGCCAAGTTATCCCCTTAAACAATTAGCTGAGATTAAACAAAAAAATCTCGAAACAGCAGAAGTTAATTTGCGAGATAAAAAACGCATTCTTGAACAAGAACAAACAAGTTTGACCAAAAAAGAAAAAGAACGAGATGTGGTAAAAGAACATCGTATTGATAAGCTTCAGCAATTACGCGATCATATGGATGAAGGAGCAGTTCCTCATAAAGTAGAGCAGATGAAGCAATATTTAAGACTCGTTGATGAAAAGCTAGCTGTTAAACAGCAAACTGTCGTAGAACAAAAAAAAAAAGTAACACTCGCTGAAGAAGAAGTGGATAAAGCGCGCAAAGAGCTTATAGAATGCCAACAAGATGTAGAAAAAATGCGCTTACATCACAAAGAGTGGGGGCGCGAAATGCACCTTATTGAAGAACAAAAAGAAGGCGTTGAAATGGATGAAATAGGCTCTGCTGGTCATGAGCGTAAAAAAACAGCCGCTTCTCGTCAAAAGCATAAGAAAAAGAAGTCTCGCTAA
- a CDS encoding tetratricopeptide repeat protein: MSLQKFKDHFILMAEAGFIAINQSDEDAAIKLFTAAELLDPNNPLPRLGMGYLNLCQLKLKQAATIFEEILAKEPSNEMAKTLLGLTLSLNPTELAKGEKTLEESIQKNQDPMVKSLAKTALDFVEKFIKKAPSPIETKSPKK; the protein is encoded by the coding sequence ATGTCTCTTCAAAAATTTAAAGATCACTTTATCTTAATGGCAGAAGCCGGCTTCATTGCAATTAACCAAAGCGATGAAGATGCAGCTATTAAGTTATTTACAGCAGCAGAATTACTCGATCCTAATAATCCACTACCTCGTTTAGGGATGGGATATCTCAATCTCTGCCAACTTAAACTCAAACAAGCAGCGACCATTTTTGAAGAAATCTTAGCTAAAGAACCTTCGAATGAAATGGCTAAAACCCTGCTTGGTCTGACTCTGTCTTTAAATCCAACAGAACTTGCTAAAGGAGAAAAGACCCTAGAGGAATCCATTCAAAAAAATCAAGACCCCATGGTTAAAAGCCTAGCTAAAACCGCCCTTGATTTTGTGGAAAAGTTCATTAAGAAAGCCCCTTCTCCTATCGAAACCAAATCTCCCAAAAAGTAA